A single genomic interval of Leptolyngbya sp. 'hensonii' harbors:
- the rsmH gene encoding 16S rRNA (cytosine(1402)-N(4))-methyltransferase RsmH: MSNLNDIDKPTFMHKSVLGRELLQAMVIAPGSCFLDATVGGGGHSRLLLTAASDVTVRAIDQDEQALAAAQANLAEFGDRVHYDRRNFANYDPGSLRFDGIIADLGVSSAQLDIPERGFSFRHEAPLDMRMDRRQTLTAAELINHWEETRLADIFFKYGEERLSRRIARTITEQRPFQTTTDLAEAIARCVPRAYRYGRIHPATRVFQALRIVVNRELDALETFLQQAPTWLKPEGRIAIISFHSLEDRLVKHGFRESPLLQVLTKKPIIPQEEEMNENPRARSAKLRVAQRLPEA, encoded by the coding sequence ATGTCAAACCTGAATGACATCGATAAACCGACTTTTATGCACAAGTCCGTGCTCGGTCGGGAACTCCTGCAGGCTATGGTGATCGCCCCTGGGAGCTGTTTTCTGGATGCAACTGTGGGAGGTGGGGGCCACAGCCGCCTGCTCCTGACTGCAGCCTCTGACGTGACGGTGCGGGCGATCGACCAGGATGAGCAGGCTCTGGCTGCAGCCCAGGCCAACCTGGCAGAATTTGGCGATCGGGTCCACTACGATCGCCGCAACTTCGCCAACTATGATCCCGGCTCCCTGCGTTTTGACGGGATCATCGCAGACCTAGGGGTTAGTTCGGCCCAGTTGGATATCCCAGAACGGGGCTTCAGCTTTCGCCACGAAGCACCTCTGGATATGCGGATGGATCGGCGACAGACCCTGACGGCAGCCGAGTTAATCAACCATTGGGAAGAGACCAGGCTGGCAGATATTTTTTTCAAGTATGGAGAGGAACGGCTCTCCCGTCGGATTGCCCGCACCATTACTGAGCAGCGCCCCTTCCAGACAACCACGGACCTGGCCGAGGCGATCGCCCGTTGTGTGCCCCGCGCCTACCGTTACGGCAGGATTCACCCGGCAACCCGTGTGTTTCAGGCCCTGCGGATTGTGGTCAACCGGGAACTGGATGCCCTGGAGACGTTTTTGCAGCAGGCTCCCACCTGGCTCAAGCCAGAGGGCCGCATTGCCATCATCAGCTTTCATAGCCTGGAGGATCGGCTGGTGAAGCACGGATTTCGGGAGTCTCCCCTGCTCCAGGTATTGACCAAAAAGCCGATTATTCCGCAAGAGGAAGAAATGAATGAGAACCCCCGCGCCCGATCGGCCAAGTTAAGGGTTGCCCAGCGATTACCAGAGGCTTAG
- a CDS encoding NAD(P)H-quinone oxidoreductase subunit H has product MPRIETRTEPMVINMGPHHPSTHGVLRLIVTLDGEDVVDCEPVLGYLHRGMEKIAESRTNIMYVPYVSRWDYAAGMFNEAVTVNAPERLAGISVPKRASYIRVIMLELNRIANHLLWLGPFLADIGAQTPFFYIFREREMIYDLWEAATGYRMVNNNYFRIGGVAADLPYGWVDKCQDFCTYFLPKVDEYERLITNNPIFRRRVEKIGYISREEAINWGLSGPMLRASGVKWDLRKVDHYECYDELDWDVQWHTDGDCYARYVVRIGEMRESVKIIEQALKALPGGPYENLEAERMVAGPKSKWNDFDYQFIGKKIAPTFKIPKGEHYVRIESGKGELGIYLIGDDNVFPWRWKIRAADFNNLQILPQLVRGMKVADIMVILGSIDVIMGSVDR; this is encoded by the coding sequence ATGCCGAGGATTGAAACCCGAACTGAACCCATGGTGATTAACATGGGTCCGCATCACCCCTCTACCCATGGTGTACTCCGGTTAATTGTCACCCTGGATGGAGAGGATGTTGTTGATTGTGAGCCAGTCCTGGGCTATCTTCACCGGGGCATGGAGAAGATTGCTGAAAGTCGTACCAACATCATGTACGTCCCCTATGTCAGCCGATGGGATTATGCCGCTGGGATGTTCAATGAGGCGGTCACGGTCAATGCTCCGGAAAGACTGGCTGGCATTTCAGTTCCGAAACGGGCCAGCTACATTCGGGTGATCATGCTCGAGCTGAACCGGATTGCCAACCATCTGCTCTGGTTGGGACCCTTTCTGGCAGATATTGGGGCCCAGACTCCCTTCTTCTACATTTTCCGAGAACGGGAGATGATTTATGACCTGTGGGAAGCGGCCACCGGCTATCGGATGGTCAACAACAACTATTTCCGCATTGGGGGCGTAGCTGCAGATCTCCCCTATGGCTGGGTCGATAAGTGTCAGGACTTCTGCACCTACTTCCTGCCGAAAGTCGATGAATATGAGCGGTTGATCACAAATAACCCCATCTTCCGCCGCCGGGTCGAAAAGATTGGCTATATCAGCCGGGAAGAAGCCATCAACTGGGGGCTGTCTGGTCCCATGCTGCGGGCTTCGGGGGTAAAGTGGGATCTGCGTAAGGTCGATCACTATGAGTGCTACGACGAGCTGGACTGGGATGTGCAGTGGCATACCGACGGGGACTGTTACGCCCGTTATGTGGTTCGGATTGGGGAAATGCGGGAGTCTGTGAAGATTATCGAACAGGCTCTGAAAGCTCTGCCGGGTGGTCCTTACGAAAACCTGGAGGCCGAACGTATGGTCGCCGGTCCCAAGTCTAAGTGGAATGATTTCGACTACCAGTTCATTGGGAAGAAGATTGCCCCCACCTTCAAAATTCCTAAAGGGGAGCATTACGTCCGCATTGAAAGTGGCAAGGGTGAACTGGGGATTTATTTGATTGGGGATGACAACGTTTTCCCCTGGCGCTGGAAAATTAGAGCTGCCGATTTTAATAACCTGCAGATCTTACCTCAACTGGTCCGGGGTATGAAGGTGGCCGATATCATGGTTATCCTGGGTAGCATTGATGTGATCATGGGCTCCGTCGATCGTTAG
- a CDS encoding metal ABC transporter permease, which yields MDLVQWFAAPLQHEFMVKAILVSALVGVVCSALSCYMTLKGWALMGDAVSHAVLPGVVIAYLLNLPFALGAFVFGVGSVIAIGFIKAKTRVKEDTVIGLVFTGFFALGLVLISKVRSSIDLTHILFGNVLGISNADILQTVIISAITLVTLAVLRKDLILFCFDSTHAKSIGLNIVFLYYVLLSLLSLTAVAGLQTVGIILVVAMLVTPGATAYLLSDRFDQMMLIAMASGVFSSVIGTYISYHIDGSTGGCIVVLQTLLFVLAMIFAPKHGLLVRSKQQQIEP from the coding sequence ATGGATTTAGTTCAATGGTTTGCAGCTCCCTTGCAGCACGAATTCATGGTGAAGGCAATCTTGGTCAGTGCGTTGGTGGGGGTAGTTTGTTCGGCTCTGTCCTGCTACATGACCCTGAAAGGCTGGGCTCTGATGGGGGATGCGGTCTCCCATGCTGTCCTGCCAGGTGTCGTCATCGCCTATCTGCTGAACTTGCCTTTTGCCCTGGGTGCTTTTGTGTTTGGGGTGGGTTCCGTGATTGCGATCGGCTTTATCAAAGCCAAAACCCGTGTCAAAGAAGATACGGTGATTGGTCTGGTGTTCACAGGCTTCTTTGCTCTGGGTCTGGTGCTGATTTCCAAAGTGAGGAGTTCGATCGACCTGACCCACATTCTCTTTGGCAATGTTCTGGGCATTTCCAATGCAGATATTCTGCAAACGGTCATCATCAGTGCCATCACCCTCGTCACCCTAGCAGTGTTGCGCAAAGACCTGATCCTGTTTTGCTTCGACTCTACCCACGCCAAGTCCATTGGATTGAACATTGTCTTTCTCTATTATGTGCTGCTGTCGTTGCTGTCCCTCACCGCTGTCGCCGGACTGCAAACGGTAGGCATCATTCTGGTTGTGGCTATGTTAGTCACACCGGGGGCAACGGCTTATCTGCTGAGCGATCGGTTCGACCAGATGATGCTGATCGCCATGGCTTCAGGCGTTTTTTCCAGTGTCATAGGTACCTATATCAGCTACCACATTGATGGTTCCACCGGTGGTTGCATCGTGGTGCTACAAACCCTGCTGTTTGTGTTAGCAATGATTTTTGCTCCCAAGCATGGTCTGTTGGTGCGATCGAAACAGCAACAGATTGAGCCCTGA
- a CDS encoding DUF1636 domain-containing protein: MTQHTLFVCVLCRLPETASSASFPANRPSVELSGGECLFNQLQAGLATCDWRDQIQLQPVRCMGACSRSCVVAFAAPQKLTFILSELTPNQSVPELLQFTGQYVDCAEGKVPYKERPEAVRKGIYAVLPPLPWDSPIGGMP, from the coding sequence ATGACTCAACATACGCTATTCGTTTGTGTACTTTGTCGGCTTCCTGAGACGGCTTCATCTGCCTCCTTTCCTGCAAATCGGCCATCAGTAGAATTAAGCGGCGGGGAATGCCTGTTTAACCAGTTACAGGCAGGATTAGCTACCTGCGACTGGCGTGATCAGATTCAGTTGCAGCCAGTCCGTTGTATGGGAGCCTGCAGCCGGTCCTGTGTGGTGGCCTTTGCGGCTCCGCAGAAGCTCACCTTTATCTTGAGCGAACTGACTCCAAACCAATCTGTCCCGGAACTGCTGCAATTTACGGGTCAGTATGTGGATTGTGCCGAGGGTAAAGTTCCTTACAAAGAAAGACCGGAGGCTGTCAGGAAAGGGATCTATGCTGTGTTGCCGCCCCTGCCCTGGGATAGTCCCATTGGGGGGATGCCGTAA
- a CDS encoding metal ABC transporter ATP-binding protein codes for MDAIRINPISIDIENVTVAYHGHVALYRASLQLKAGTICGLVGMNGAGKSTLFKAMMGFVKPLTGRILIQGLPLNRVQKSNLVAYVPQSEDVDWNFPVNVQEVVMMGRYGYMNLLRIPRSVDKQAVRESLERVEMWPLRDRQIGELSGGQKKRTFFARTLAQGGNILLLDEPFAGVDIKTEKMMIDLLMQLRQMGHTILISTHDLASITTFCDQVVLINRSILAYGDTSKVFTEENLSRTFGGSLGDLSFAKSQFTQKHQGE; via the coding sequence ATGGATGCAATCCGAATCAATCCCATCAGTATTGATATCGAAAATGTGACAGTTGCTTACCACGGCCATGTGGCGCTGTACAGAGCGTCGCTACAGTTGAAAGCAGGCACCATTTGTGGCCTGGTGGGTATGAATGGGGCTGGAAAATCCACGCTGTTCAAGGCGATGATGGGGTTTGTTAAACCTCTGACAGGGCGGATTTTGATTCAGGGGTTGCCCCTGAATCGGGTGCAAAAAAGTAATCTGGTGGCCTATGTACCCCAATCCGAAGACGTGGACTGGAATTTTCCGGTGAACGTTCAGGAAGTGGTGATGATGGGCCGCTATGGCTACATGAATCTGTTACGGATTCCCCGATCAGTGGATAAACAGGCCGTCCGAGAGAGCCTGGAACGAGTGGAAATGTGGCCTCTGCGCGATCGGCAAATTGGTGAGCTTTCGGGTGGCCAAAAAAAACGCACCTTCTTTGCAAGGACTCTGGCACAGGGAGGAAATATTCTGTTGCTGGATGAACCCTTTGCCGGTGTGGATATCAAAACCGAAAAAATGATGATTGATTTGCTAATGCAATTACGCCAGATGGGGCACACGATTTTAATTTCCACCCATGATCTAGCCTCAATCACTACTTTTTGTGATCAGGTGGTGTTGATCAATCGCAGTATTCTGGCCTATGGGGACACCTCCAAAGTCTTCACGGAGGAGAATCTGTCCCGTACTTTTGGTGGTTCTCTGGGCGATTTGTCCTTTGCCAAAAGTCAGTTCACCCAGAAGCATCAGGGGGAATAG
- a CDS encoding GDSL-type esterase/lipase family protein has protein sequence MTNGLLLGAFALFLARQQGFWSDFQASASTPQVTSPSPSPDAGIRHHLTYEQWVALLQREAGVAAVTKPRRLSILLGDSLSLWFPPNLLPDGRTWLNQGISGETSAGLLERLRFLDRANPETIFLMIGINDLLRGMEDEALLRNEQQIIGYLKSVHPQTQIVIQSILPHAGQRATWEGRSRLKNIPNSRIRKLNRELIALANREGIYYLELHPLFTDGEGNLRPELTTDGLHLSLQGYWVWRSAVLMFTQTELEKHRFQNDPPIIGG, from the coding sequence GTGACAAACGGGCTCCTCCTCGGTGCCTTTGCGCTGTTTCTGGCCAGGCAACAGGGATTCTGGTCTGATTTTCAGGCCAGTGCCTCTACTCCTCAGGTCACAAGCCCATCCCCATCCCCCGATGCGGGGATACGGCATCATCTGACCTACGAACAATGGGTCGCGTTGTTACAGCGGGAAGCTGGGGTTGCTGCCGTGACCAAACCCAGACGGTTGAGCATCCTGCTGGGGGATTCCCTCAGTCTGTGGTTTCCCCCGAACTTGCTGCCGGATGGACGCACCTGGCTCAACCAGGGCATTTCTGGAGAAACATCTGCCGGGTTATTGGAGCGGCTGAGATTCCTGGATCGGGCAAACCCAGAAACCATTTTTCTGATGATCGGGATTAATGACCTGCTGCGAGGTATGGAAGATGAGGCGTTGCTCAGAAATGAACAACAAATTATTGGCTATTTGAAATCAGTTCATCCCCAAACCCAAATTGTGATCCAGTCAATATTGCCCCATGCCGGTCAGCGGGCTACCTGGGAAGGGCGCAGTCGCCTGAAGAATATTCCCAACAGTCGAATTCGCAAGTTGAATCGGGAGTTGATCGCCCTGGCCAATCGGGAGGGGATCTACTATCTGGAACTGCATCCCCTATTTACCGATGGTGAAGGAAACCTGCGCCCAGAATTAACTACTGATGGGCTGCATCTGAGTCTGCAGGGATATTGGGTCTGGAGATCGGCAGTCTTGATGTTTACGCAAACCGAGCTAGAAAAACATCGCTTCCAGAATGATCCCCCCATCATCGGGGGCTAA
- a CDS encoding metal ABC transporter substrate-binding protein has translation MPPGASGSHRTRQGLRSLIVGLLLLSALTGCTVPDERSSAPGSQSESPGSSQAQGKKIILTTFTVLGDMAQNVAGDRAIVESITKTGAEIHGYEPTPSDLRRGQGANLILDNGLNLERWADRFYNNFPKVPHITLSEGVQSITIADDAYQGKPNPHAWMSPQNALIYVENIRKALVALDPENATTYNTNAATYSQQIRAIDEKLKQAISAIPPDKRYIVSCEGAFSYIARDYGLKEVYLWPVNAEQQATPKQVERVINTVKANRIPAVFCESTVSNEAQLQVAKESGAKFAGVFYVDSLSPPEGPASTYLKLLEYNVNTLIQGLQGQ, from the coding sequence ATGCCGCCAGGGGCTTCAGGCTCACATCGTACAAGACAGGGGCTGCGATCGCTGATCGTAGGGCTGCTCCTGCTGTCGGCATTGACCGGTTGTACCGTACCAGACGAACGATCGTCTGCTCCAGGCTCCCAGTCCGAGAGTCCGGGCAGTTCTCAAGCGCAAGGGAAGAAAATCATCCTGACTACCTTTACGGTGCTGGGGGACATGGCGCAAAACGTGGCTGGTGATCGGGCGATCGTGGAGTCGATTACCAAGACAGGAGCTGAAATCCATGGCTATGAACCCACCCCCAGTGATCTGAGACGGGGCCAGGGAGCCAATCTGATCCTGGACAACGGTCTGAATCTGGAGCGCTGGGCCGATCGGTTTTATAACAACTTTCCCAAAGTGCCCCACATCACCCTGAGCGAAGGTGTGCAATCCATCACCATTGCCGACGATGCCTACCAGGGCAAACCCAATCCCCATGCCTGGATGTCTCCCCAGAATGCGCTGATCTATGTCGAAAATATCCGTAAGGCCCTGGTGGCCCTCGATCCAGAAAATGCGACAACCTACAACACCAATGCCGCAACTTACAGTCAGCAAATCCGGGCGATCGATGAAAAACTGAAACAGGCGATCTCAGCGATTCCTCCTGATAAACGCTATATCGTCAGTTGTGAGGGTGCGTTCTCCTACATTGCTCGTGATTATGGCTTGAAGGAGGTCTACCTCTGGCCTGTGAATGCGGAACAGCAGGCAACGCCCAAACAGGTGGAACGGGTGATTAACACGGTGAAGGCCAATCGGATTCCGGCGGTCTTTTGTGAGAGTACGGTTAGCAACGAGGCCCAATTACAAGTCGCAAAGGAAAGCGGGGCGAAATTTGCGGGGGTCTTTTACGTCGATTCTCTTTCCCCACCAGAGGGGCCTGCCTCCACCTATCTCAAGCTATTGGAATACAACGTTAACACCCTGATCCAGGGATTACAGGGTCAATAA
- a CDS encoding methyltransferase domain-containing protein encodes MLFALLLTSQGPAAIGGNLLHQSGLVPDSSETPYQERLIHHPDGIGKFYLGREIAQVMGHQGAGWLERSSRDLEERPQLLLEALTLKPTDVVADIGAGTGYFSFRLAPLLPQGKVLAVDIQPEMVEILNVLKQEHQAINVQAILGRKTDPGLPDSSVNLALLVDTYHEFEYPREMMLALAKALKPGGRVVLVEYRGENPLIPIKKLHKMTKKQVMKELNAIGLTWRDTIESLPQQHILIFENLIPSDHG; translated from the coding sequence GTGCTGTTCGCCCTCCTGCTCACTAGCCAGGGACCAGCCGCGATCGGGGGGAATCTGCTGCACCAATCGGGCCTGGTCCCTGACAGTTCAGAGACACCCTATCAGGAACGGCTGATTCATCACCCGGATGGCATCGGGAAATTCTATCTGGGGCGCGAGATTGCTCAGGTGATGGGGCACCAGGGTGCAGGCTGGCTGGAGCGATCGAGTCGAGATTTGGAGGAACGTCCCCAACTGCTCCTGGAGGCCCTGACCCTGAAGCCCACGGATGTTGTTGCCGATATTGGGGCCGGGACTGGCTACTTCAGTTTTCGTCTGGCTCCGCTACTGCCTCAGGGGAAAGTCCTGGCCGTGGATATTCAACCGGAAATGGTGGAGATACTCAACGTTCTCAAGCAGGAACACCAGGCTATCAATGTGCAAGCCATCCTGGGCCGCAAAACCGATCCAGGTCTGCCAGATAGTAGTGTTAATCTGGCTCTCCTGGTGGATACTTACCATGAATTTGAGTACCCCAGGGAAATGATGCTGGCCCTGGCGAAAGCTCTGAAGCCAGGGGGCAGAGTTGTTTTAGTGGAGTATCGAGGCGAGAACCCACTTATTCCGATCAAAAAGCTGCACAAGATGACGAAGAAACAGGTAATGAAGGAACTGAATGCGATCGGATTAACGTGGCGAGACACGATCGAGTCCTTACCCCAGCAACATATTTTGATTTTTGAAAACTTAATTCCGTCAGATCATGGCTGA
- a CDS encoding ATP-binding protein, whose translation MLTQIELKNFKSYRSGILHLGRLTVLIGANASGKSNVIEALRLLARIAEGERLSFIGSPHKHDERTFRGGIGNWGYQGAKSFGISCVTNKSEWNHLSIDLSLGDDGELHVTQEKITSPTSTVPLYEVTSAPQGAGSDVFVAYNNFARGGKKPSIVCSSHMAIFTQLLSEIRFRPENTDSRRFIPIIAERYVRWLSSVVFLEPEPGSMRSYGHKTDKVLKEHGENLSGVIYNLCRDAAVKASVLEFVQSLPEQDIEDISFIETPRDEVMLQLTETFGGTSTKYDAAMLSDGTLRVLSIAAAMLSAPTESLVVIEEIDNGVHPSRAADLLERISRIAKKRNLRVLISSHNPALVDALPDDAVPETIFCYRNPQDGSSQLVRLQDIPDYPELIAQGSLGHLMTRGLLERFVKQHPGSQQKRQKAMEWLASLSAVGESE comes from the coding sequence GTGCTTACCCAAATCGAACTCAAAAACTTTAAAAGCTATCGGTCTGGAATCTTGCACCTTGGACGATTGACAGTGCTGATTGGAGCTAATGCATCTGGGAAAAGCAATGTCATTGAAGCCCTACGCCTTTTGGCAAGAATTGCAGAGGGAGAGAGATTGAGTTTCATTGGTAGCCCTCATAAGCATGATGAGAGAACCTTTAGAGGTGGAATAGGGAACTGGGGCTATCAGGGTGCCAAATCATTCGGCATCTCCTGCGTAACAAATAAGTCAGAATGGAATCATCTCTCTATCGATCTGAGTCTGGGTGATGATGGCGAGCTGCATGTAACGCAGGAAAAGATTACAAGTCCCACTTCAACAGTTCCATTATATGAAGTCACAAGCGCCCCTCAGGGTGCGGGAAGCGATGTCTTTGTTGCCTATAACAATTTTGCAAGAGGAGGAAAGAAGCCAAGCATCGTATGTAGTAGTCATATGGCAATTTTCACCCAGCTTTTAAGTGAAATTCGATTTCGTCCCGAAAATACGGATAGCCGAAGATTTATTCCAATCATTGCTGAACGATATGTGCGTTGGCTAAGCAGTGTTGTATTTCTTGAGCCTGAGCCAGGTTCAATGCGCTCCTATGGTCATAAAACGGATAAAGTTCTTAAGGAGCATGGCGAAAACCTTTCAGGTGTGATCTACAATTTGTGCCGTGATGCAGCAGTAAAAGCATCTGTGTTGGAGTTTGTTCAAAGTCTTCCCGAACAAGACATTGAGGATATCAGTTTCATCGAAACTCCTCGCGATGAAGTGATGTTGCAGCTCACTGAAACATTTGGCGGCACTTCGACCAAGTATGATGCGGCTATGCTCTCAGATGGGACCTTAAGAGTACTGTCCATCGCTGCTGCAATGCTTTCTGCCCCAACGGAAAGCCTGGTTGTGATCGAAGAAATTGATAATGGTGTACATCCGAGCAGGGCAGCGGATCTATTAGAACGCATTTCCAGGATTGCCAAAAAACGCAATCTACGTGTTTTGATCAGTAGCCACAACCCTGCCCTGGTGGATGCTTTACCAGACGATGCTGTTCCTGAGACTATATTCTGTTACAGAAATCCACAGGATGGATCCAGCCAATTAGTTCGATTACAGGATATTCCTGACTATCCTGAACTGATTGCTCAAGGTTCTTTAGGTCATCTCATGACTCGTGGGCTGTTAGAACGCTTTGTGAAGCAGCATCCTGGATCGCAGCAAAAAAGACAAAAAGCGATGGAGTGGTTAGCGTCTCTCAGTGCAGTTGGAGAGTCTGAGTAA
- a CDS encoding integron integrase, which produces MQSPPKKLLDQVRDAIRLKHYANRTEATYVQWIRRYILFHNKRHPREMGKAEIEAFLTHLVVERQVAASSQNQARSALLCLYREVLNLEISGIDAVRAKRPQYVPTVLTKQEAIAVIQQCDGTYQLVVKLLYGSGLRLIEGLRLRVKDVDFAQQQIVVRDGKGSKSRVTMLPSSVATELQDHLVGVQRQHQRDLSRGFGSVNLPFALERKYPNANREWIGQYIFSSGSMTQDPCSGLMCRHHLHESGVQKAVKQAAKTVRLSKRIGCHAFRHSFATHLLESGYDIRTTQELLGHKDVKTTMIYTHGLNRGDRGVRSPLDGXA; this is translated from the coding sequence ATGCAGTCACCTCCTAAGAAATTGCTGGATCAGGTGCGGGATGCCATTCGGCTGAAGCACTACGCCAACCGCACAGAAGCAACCTATGTGCAGTGGATTCGCCGTTACATCCTGTTTCACAATAAGCGCCATCCCAGGGAGATGGGTAAAGCTGAAATTGAAGCTTTTCTCACCCATCTAGTCGTCGAGCGGCAAGTCGCCGCTTCGAGCCAGAATCAAGCTCGCAGTGCCCTGCTGTGTCTCTATCGGGAAGTGCTCAATCTAGAAATATCGGGCATTGATGCTGTTCGAGCAAAACGACCTCAGTATGTGCCCACGGTGTTGACAAAACAGGAGGCGATCGCTGTAATCCAACAGTGTGACGGTACTTATCAGTTGGTTGTGAAGCTGCTTTACGGGAGTGGTCTTCGCTTAATCGAAGGATTGCGCTTACGAGTTAAGGATGTTGACTTTGCTCAACAGCAAATTGTTGTCAGAGACGGTAAAGGCAGCAAGAGCCGTGTAACGATGCTGCCCTCCAGTGTCGCAACAGAATTACAAGATCATCTAGTGGGTGTTCAACGACAGCACCAACGAGACTTGAGTCGAGGATTCGGATCTGTGAATCTGCCCTTTGCGTTGGAGCGTAAATATCCAAATGCCAACCGGGAATGGATTGGGCAGTATATATTTTCATCTGGTTCAATGACCCAAGATCCATGCAGCGGGCTAATGTGCCGACATCATTTACATGAAAGTGGAGTACAAAAAGCGGTTAAACAAGCAGCAAAGACTGTAAGGCTCAGTAAGAGGATTGGCTGCCATGCCTTTCGTCACAGTTTTGCCACTCATTTGTTAGAAAGCGGCTACGACATCCGCACGACTCAAGAACTGCTTGGACACAAGGATGTAAAAACAACGATGATTTATACCCATGGGCTGAATCGCGGCGATCGGGGAGTCCGGAGTCCTCTGGATGGARCTGCATGA
- a CDS encoding ribonuclease Z → MQITFLGTSSGVPTRARNVSAIALRLPQRAEVWLFDCGEGTQHQFLRSELKISQLTRIFVTHMHGDHTFGLMGLLASCGLAGSPQRIDIYGPPGLDEYLRASVRYSQTHFSYPVKVHTVKPGVLFEDEEFVVSCGALKHRVPAFGYRITEKDRPGRFDVERATAVGIPSGPLYGKLKRGEVITLPDGRQFNGADFCAPPETGRKVVYCTDTIYCEGAVELARNADVLIHEATFAHQDAELAYQRLHSTSTMAAQVAQAAQVRQLLMTHFSPRYAPGNDIELKDLLAEARAIFPQTAMAHDFMTYDVPRRQVTTLASSR, encoded by the coding sequence TTGCAGATTACGTTTCTGGGAACCAGTTCGGGGGTACCGACAAGGGCGCGGAATGTCTCCGCGATCGCCCTGCGCCTGCCCCAACGGGCAGAGGTCTGGCTATTCGATTGTGGTGAGGGGACACAGCACCAGTTTCTCCGAAGCGAGCTCAAGATCAGTCAACTGACTCGCATCTTTGTCACCCACATGCATGGAGACCATACTTTTGGGTTGATGGGGTTGCTGGCTAGTTGTGGGCTGGCTGGCAGTCCACAACGCATTGATATCTATGGTCCTCCTGGCCTGGATGAATATCTGCGCGCTTCCGTGCGCTATTCCCAGACCCACTTTTCCTACCCGGTGAAGGTCCATACCGTCAAACCTGGGGTTTTGTTTGAGGATGAAGAATTCGTCGTCAGTTGTGGGGCCTTGAAGCATCGTGTCCCAGCCTTTGGCTATCGCATCACGGAGAAAGATCGGCCCGGACGCTTTGATGTGGAGAGGGCAACAGCAGTGGGCATCCCTTCTGGCCCGCTGTATGGCAAGTTAAAGCGAGGCGAGGTCATTACCCTGCCGGATGGACGCCAGTTTAATGGGGCCGATTTTTGTGCCCCGCCAGAAACGGGGCGCAAGGTTGTCTACTGTACGGACACAATTTACTGTGAAGGAGCCGTGGAGCTGGCCCGGAATGCGGATGTGCTGATTCACGAAGCCACCTTTGCCCACCAGGACGCTGAACTGGCTTATCAGCGGCTCCATTCCACCTCCACCATGGCAGCCCAGGTGGCCCAGGCAGCCCAGGTGAGGCAATTGCTGATGACCCACTTCAGTCCCCGCTATGCGCCCGGCAATGATATTGAGTTGAAGGATTTGCTGGCGGAAGCACGGGCTATTTTTCCTCAGACAGCCATGGCCCATGATTTTATGACCTACGATGTCCCTCGGCGTCAGGTCACAACACTGGCCTCTTCCAGGTAG
- a CDS encoding TIGR04283 family arsenosugar biosynthesis glycosyltransferase — protein sequence MALPRISIVIPVLNEASTIAGVLAAAQAGVELEVIVVDGGSSDGTLQQVQGSGVRLLQTSAGRARQMNQGAAIATGGILLFLHGDTRLPIGFDQQVRQTLAKSGVIAGAFQLKIDCPTPGLRKIEHLVNWRSHLLQMPYGDQALFLKTETFQKLGGFPDLPIMEDFELVRQLGRLGRIAIVPLSVTTSGRRWEKLGLVKTTLINQLMIVGYVLGVSPTRLATWYRHGRTN from the coding sequence ATGGCTTTACCCCGGATCTCTATCGTGATTCCAGTCTTAAACGAAGCCAGCACGATCGCTGGCGTTCTAGCCGCAGCTCAGGCTGGGGTTGAGCTTGAAGTGATTGTGGTGGATGGGGGCAGCAGTGATGGCACCCTGCAACAGGTGCAAGGCTCAGGGGTGCGGCTGCTCCAAACCTCGGCTGGTCGGGCCAGACAAATGAACCAGGGAGCGGCGATCGCCACCGGTGGCATCCTCCTCTTTCTTCATGGCGATACCCGTCTGCCTATCGGGTTTGACCAGCAGGTGCGGCAGACTCTGGCAAAGTCCGGAGTCATTGCTGGAGCCTTCCAGCTCAAAATTGACTGCCCAACACCGGGCCTCCGGAAGATTGAACATCTGGTGAACTGGCGATCGCACCTCCTGCAGATGCCCTATGGGGATCAGGCCCTGTTTCTCAAGACAGAGACTTTTCAGAAACTGGGCGGATTTCCAGACCTGCCGATTATGGAAGATTTTGAGCTGGTGCGCCAATTAGGTCGGCTGGGGCGGATTGCGATCGTGCCTCTGTCCGTCACCACCTCTGGTCGGCGCTGGGAAAAGCTGGGCCTGGTCAAAACCACCCTGATTAATCAGCTCATGATTGTTGGTTATGTCTTGGGGGTGTCCCCGACCCGACTGGCCACCTGGTATCGGCATGGGAGGACAAATTAA